The Streptomyces sp. NBC_00162 sequence CCGAGAACACCGGGTCCAGCTCCCGCGGGGACCAGTCCGGCTGCGCCCGCCGGACGTCCTCCGCGTGCACGAAGAACTCCACGGCGTTCGCCGCCTCGTCGATCTGCTTCAGCGCGTACACCGACATCTTCGGCGGGCCGGTGCGGATCAGCCGGATGAGCTCCTCGTACGGCTTGGCCGTGTACTCCGCCATCGCCGCGTCCAGGCGGTTCTTCAGCACGTTCAGCAGCAGGCCGCCAGCCGCGTCCGGGCGGCGTTCCCTGACCACCACGTGCGCCGCCAGTTCCCGGCAGGTCCAGCCGTCGCACAGCGTCGGCGCCTCCGGCCCGGCCGCCTCCAACAGGTCGGCCAGCAGCAGCCGTTCACGCTTCGCATGGGTAGACATGCGGGCCAGCCTACGGCTGGATCACGCCGCGCGCCTGCTCATCAGGCGGACAGGGATCCGCGGCGGGCATAGCGGCCCGGCACAATGGCCACATGAGTACGTCCCCCCGCCCCGGCAGCCTCGATCCCGCCATCGCCGCGCGTCTCAAGCGCTCCGCCGACGGCCTGGTACCGGCCATCGCCCAGCAGTACGACACCGGTGAGGTGCTCATGCTCGGATGGATGGACGACGAGGCCCTGCACCGTACCCTGACGACCGGCCGCTGTACCTACTGGTCCCGCAGCCGCCAGGAGTACTGGGTGAAGGGGGACACTTCCGGCCACTTCCAGCACGTGAAGTCCGTCGCCCTCGACTGCGATGCCGACACCGTGCTCGTCAAGGTCGACCAGGTCGGAGCGGCCTGCCACACCGGCGCCCGCACCTGCTTCGACGACGATGTCCTCCTCCGCGACGCCGACTAGGTAGGCCCCACGCACATGGATCTCGATACGTTCCGCAAGCTCGCGGCCGACCGCCGCGTCATCCCCGTGAGCCGCAAGCTGCTGGCCGACGGTGACACCCCCGTCGGGCTCTACCGCAAGCTCGCCGCCGAACGCCCCGGCACCTTCCTCCTGGAGTCCGCCGAGAACGGCCGCTCCTGGTCCCGGTACTCCTTCGTCGGCGTGCGCAGCGACGCGACCCTGACCGTCCGGGACGGCCAGGCGCACTGGATCGGCACCCCGCCCGTCGGCGTACCCACCGACGGCGACCCCCTGGAGGCGCTGCGCGCCACCGTCGAGGCCCTGCACACTCCCCGCGACCTCGCGGGCGGGATGCCGCCCTTCACCGGCGGCATGGTCGGCTACCTCGGCTACGACATCGTGCGCCGCCTGGAGCGCATCGGCGAGCACACCGGCGACGACCTGCGGCTGCCCGAGCTGACCATGCTGCTCACCTCCGACCTGGCGGTCATGGACCACTGGGACGGCACCGTCCTGCTCATCGCCAACGCGATCAACCACAACGACCTCGACACCGGCGTGGACGAGGCGTACGCGGACGCCGTGGCGCGGCTCGACGCGATGGAGGCCGACCTCGCGCGGCCCGCCCCGTACACCCCCACCCCGCTGCCCGCCTCCGAGCTGCCGCAGTTCTCCGCGCTGTGGGGCGGCGAGAAGTACCAGGCCGCCGTCGAGGACATCAAGGAGCGCATCCGGGCCGGCGAGGCCTTCCAGGTGGTGCCCTCGCAGCGGTTCGAGACCCCCTGCGAGGCCTCCGCGCTGGACGTCTACCGGGTGCTCCGGGCCACCAACCCCTCCCCGTACATGTACCTCTTCCGCTTCGAGAACGGCTTCGACGTGGTCGGGTCCAGCCCCGAGGCGCTGGTCAAGGTCGAGGACGGGCGGGCCATGGTCCACCCCATCGCCGGCACCCGGCACCGCGGCGCCACCCCGCAGGAGGACCACGACCTCGCCGAGGAGCTGCTGGCCGACCCCAAGGAGCGCGCCGAGCACCTGATGCTCGTCGACCTGGGCCGCAACGACCTCGGCCGGGTCTGCGAGCCGGGCTCCGTCGAGGTCGTCGACTTCATGAGCATCGAGCGGTACTCGCACGTCATGCACATCGTGTCCACCGTCACCGGGCGGGTCGCCGAGGGCAAGACCGCCTTCGACGTGCTCACCGCCTGCTTCCCGGCGGGCACCCTCTCCGGCGCGCCCAAGCCCCGCGCCATGCAGATCATCGAGGAGCTGGAGCCCTCCCGACGCGGCCTGTACGGCGGCTGCG is a genomic window containing:
- a CDS encoding TIGR03085 family metal-binding protein, with the translated sequence MSTHAKRERLLLADLLEAAGPEAPTLCDGWTCRELAAHVVVRERRPDAAGGLLLNVLKNRLDAAMAEYTAKPYEELIRLIRTGPPKMSVYALKQIDEAANAVEFFVHAEDVRRAQPDWSPRELDPVFSDSLWSRLEKLARLTGRRSPVGLVLRRPNGQTTVAHKGAPVVTVTGEPGELTLFCFGRQNSAAVTLDGDKDAVAKLTTAKLGI
- the hisI gene encoding phosphoribosyl-AMP cyclohydrolase, whose translation is MSTSPRPGSLDPAIAARLKRSADGLVPAIAQQYDTGEVLMLGWMDDEALHRTLTTGRCTYWSRSRQEYWVKGDTSGHFQHVKSVALDCDADTVLVKVDQVGAACHTGARTCFDDDVLLRDAD
- a CDS encoding anthranilate synthase component I, which gives rise to MDLDTFRKLAADRRVIPVSRKLLADGDTPVGLYRKLAAERPGTFLLESAENGRSWSRYSFVGVRSDATLTVRDGQAHWIGTPPVGVPTDGDPLEALRATVEALHTPRDLAGGMPPFTGGMVGYLGYDIVRRLERIGEHTGDDLRLPELTMLLTSDLAVMDHWDGTVLLIANAINHNDLDTGVDEAYADAVARLDAMEADLARPAPYTPTPLPASELPQFSALWGGEKYQAAVEDIKERIRAGEAFQVVPSQRFETPCEASALDVYRVLRATNPSPYMYLFRFENGFDVVGSSPEALVKVEDGRAMVHPIAGTRHRGATPQEDHDLAEELLADPKERAEHLMLVDLGRNDLGRVCEPGSVEVVDFMSIERYSHVMHIVSTVTGRVAEGKTAFDVLTACFPAGTLSGAPKPRAMQIIEELEPSRRGLYGGCVGYLDFAGDSDTAIAIRTALLRDGTAYVQAGAGVVADSVPELEDNECRNKAAAVLRAVGAANRLHSS